The following are encoded together in the Methylobacterium radiotolerans JCM 2831 genome:
- a CDS encoding SMP-30/gluconolactonase/LRE family protein, with product MNAEAASNLLRRPGPPAPVPHVDPPRASDPRFSAVVPHHARLVSLYDQATFSEGPTWWPARDILVWSDIEGRRVLGWHPDGCVRVVIDATPFINGNTVDGDGNLIHCEHGNRRLSRTTPDGRTTPLVETYAGRRFNAPNDVACAADGALWFSDPAYGLRQPKQGVLDESELGHHSVYRFDPADGSLRRMADLGQPNGLAFSPDGRILYVSDTSRTEGGDGHTIYAYPLRPDGDLGERRVLAQVEPGVPDGLRVDRRGWVWTSSGAGVQVFSAEGHRRGLIPTPQACSNCCFGPDERRLFITAKEHLYAIDLAGG from the coding sequence ATGAACGCCGAAGCCGCATCGAACCTCCTGCGTCGACCTGGCCCGCCCGCGCCCGTGCCGCACGTCGATCCCCCGCGGGCCTCCGATCCGCGCTTCTCTGCGGTGGTGCCCCACCACGCCCGCCTCGTCTCGCTCTACGATCAGGCGACGTTCAGCGAGGGCCCGACGTGGTGGCCCGCGCGGGACATCCTGGTCTGGTCGGACATCGAGGGCCGCCGGGTGCTGGGCTGGCATCCGGACGGCTGCGTCCGCGTGGTGATCGACGCCACGCCGTTCATCAACGGCAACACCGTCGATGGGGACGGCAACCTGATCCATTGCGAGCACGGCAACCGCCGCCTGTCGCGCACCACGCCCGACGGGCGCACCACGCCGTTGGTCGAGACCTACGCGGGCCGCCGCTTCAACGCCCCGAACGACGTGGCCTGCGCCGCCGACGGCGCCCTGTGGTTCAGCGATCCCGCCTACGGCCTGCGGCAGCCCAAACAGGGCGTGCTGGACGAGTCGGAACTCGGCCATCACAGCGTCTACCGCTTCGACCCCGCCGACGGCAGCCTGCGGCGCATGGCCGACCTCGGCCAGCCGAACGGGCTCGCCTTCTCGCCGGACGGCCGCATCCTCTACGTCAGCGACACCTCGCGCACGGAGGGCGGGGACGGGCACACGATCTACGCCTATCCCCTGCGGCCCGACGGAGACCTCGGCGAGCGGCGCGTCCTCGCCCAGGTCGAGCCCGGCGTGCCGGACGGGCTCCGCGTCGATCGCCGCGGCTGGGTCTGGACGAGTTCGGGGGCCGGGGTGCAGGTCTTCTCGGCCGAGGGCCATCGTCGCGGACTGATCCCGACGCCGCAGGCCTGCTCGAATTGCTGTTTCGGCCCGGACGAGCGGCGCCTGTTCATCACCGCGAAGGAGCACCTCTACGCCATCGACCTGGCCGGCGGGTGA
- a CDS encoding cytochrome c3 family protein, producing the protein MVQIFRPGADAVARLVLVSLAAAPVFGVGLAYAYWRSPYATQQDVTREQPVPFSHEHHVGGLGIDCRYCHTSVEKAAFPGIPPTETCMSCHSQIWTNAPMLAPVRTSLAEGRPLEWRKVHTLPHYVYFNHAVHVAKGVGCTTCHGPIQTMKLVRQVAPLTMGWCLDCHRNPGPNLRPREAVFDVTWTPPPDQKAAGARLAEAYLVKSPDRLSECSICHR; encoded by the coding sequence ATGGTGCAGATCTTCCGACCGGGCGCCGACGCCGTCGCCCGCTTGGTCCTCGTGTCCCTCGCCGCCGCGCCGGTCTTCGGGGTGGGCCTCGCCTACGCCTACTGGCGCTCGCCCTACGCCACCCAGCAGGACGTGACCCGCGAGCAGCCGGTGCCGTTCAGCCACGAACACCACGTGGGCGGCCTCGGGATCGATTGCCGCTACTGCCACACCTCCGTGGAGAAGGCCGCCTTCCCGGGCATCCCGCCGACCGAGACCTGCATGAGCTGCCACTCGCAGATCTGGACCAACGCGCCGATGCTCGCCCCCGTGCGCACCAGCCTCGCCGAGGGGCGCCCCCTCGAATGGCGCAAGGTCCACACCCTGCCGCACTACGTCTACTTCAACCACGCGGTGCATGTGGCGAAGGGCGTCGGCTGCACCACCTGCCACGGGCCGATCCAGACCATGAAGCTCGTGCGGCAGGTGGCACCGCTCACCATGGGCTGGTGCCTCGACTGCCACCGGAACCCGGGCCCCAACCTGCGCCCCCGCGAGGCGGTGTTCGACGTGACGTGGACGCCGCCGCCCGATCAGAAGGCCGCGGGGGCGCGGCTCGCCGAGGCCTATCTCGTCAAGTCGCCGGACCGGCTCAGCGAGTGCTCCATATGCCACCGCTGA
- a CDS encoding 4Fe-4S dicluster domain-containing protein has translation MPPLTPPTRRTALGLLSAGIAAGLGACAKPSEELVPYVVQPERLLPGVPVRYATALSLGGWARGVHAIAVDGRPIKIEGNPLHPASLGATDVFAEAAILDLYDPDRSRTVTERETGIASWDMAERALAAPLAQARRENGRGLRLLTGRVTSPTLARQIAALLAALPEARWHVHEPLDDTAALRGADLAFGRRYRTLSDPGRAETILCVGADPLGPGPDQIRFSRAFMERRRDPARFGRLYVAETALTQSGIKADARHALSPRDAGGLLAAIANGLGAGLPVPDLPPETARFAHAVAADLTRAEGRALVLVGGALAPELHALGHWINGRLEAPVAYLPPEEAAPADLAALAADLDRGAVTCLAILGCNPVHTAPADLALAERIGRAGFSVHAGTHGDETAGVTHWHLPLAHELESWSDLRAPDGTASLVQPLVRPLYGGRSVHEILALLAGEAATAGYDLVRATWRDRGGDDFEGWWRRALHDGVIPASAALSVDPGAARLPTLPARRPVTGLAVELRADPCLYDGRYANNAWLQECPKPVSKQVWGNALALSAAEAARRGLAAGDVVRLGMDGRTIEALVAVESGVAEGAGALTLGYGRPRAGAIGNGIGTDGYRLATAASPRLLAGVSVEQLDRPGEVLRTQNYTQIEGETRKLFRQIALADLKDTEPEGIGDDRPTLLAPWTGDADGHAWAMVIDTHACIGCNACVVACQSENNVPVVGPEEIARGRMMHWLRVDLYDSGTPEAVNAGFQPVPCMHCEHAPCEPVCPVAASVHDGEGLNLQVYNRCVGTRFCEANCPYKVRRFNFFGYADGQPYATMGAESVKAQRNPNVTVRARGVMEKCTYCVQRIANARQDAARDGRPMGAVATACQSACPTRAITFGDLARPGDPVLGLRQDPRHYALLEELNTRPRTTYLADLRAPNPDLGGRT, from the coding sequence ATGCCACCGCTGACCCCGCCGACCCGCCGCACGGCCCTGGGCCTGCTCTCCGCCGGCATCGCGGCGGGGCTCGGCGCCTGCGCGAAACCCTCCGAGGAGCTGGTGCCCTACGTGGTCCAGCCGGAGCGGCTGCTGCCGGGCGTGCCGGTCCGCTACGCCACCGCGCTCTCCCTCGGCGGCTGGGCGCGGGGCGTTCACGCCATCGCGGTGGACGGGCGGCCGATCAAGATCGAGGGCAACCCGCTCCATCCCGCCAGCCTCGGCGCCACCGACGTCTTCGCGGAAGCCGCGATCCTCGACCTCTACGATCCCGACCGCTCCCGCACCGTGACCGAGCGGGAGACCGGCATCGCCTCGTGGGACATGGCCGAGCGGGCCCTGGCCGCGCCCCTGGCGCAGGCGCGCCGGGAGAATGGCAGGGGGCTGCGCCTGCTCACCGGACGCGTCACCTCGCCGACCCTGGCCCGCCAGATCGCGGCCCTGCTGGCGGCGCTGCCGGAGGCGCGCTGGCACGTCCACGAGCCCCTGGACGACACGGCGGCCCTGCGCGGCGCCGATCTCGCGTTCGGCCGCCGCTACCGGACGCTGTCCGATCCCGGCCGGGCCGAGACGATCCTCTGCGTCGGCGCCGACCCGCTCGGGCCCGGGCCGGACCAGATCCGCTTCAGCCGCGCCTTCATGGAGCGCCGCCGGGATCCGGCGCGATTCGGGCGGCTCTACGTGGCCGAGACCGCGCTGACCCAGAGCGGCATCAAGGCCGATGCCCGCCACGCCCTGTCGCCCCGCGACGCGGGAGGATTGCTCGCCGCGATCGCCAACGGGCTGGGCGCGGGGCTCCCCGTGCCCGATCTGCCGCCGGAGACGGCGCGGTTCGCCCACGCGGTGGCGGCGGACCTGACGCGGGCGGAGGGCCGCGCCCTGGTCCTCGTGGGCGGCGCCCTCGCGCCGGAGCTTCACGCCCTCGGCCACTGGATCAACGGGCGGCTCGAGGCACCCGTCGCCTATCTGCCGCCGGAGGAGGCGGCGCCCGCCGATCTCGCCGCCCTGGCGGCGGATCTCGATCGGGGCGCGGTCACCTGCCTCGCGATCCTCGGCTGCAACCCGGTCCACACGGCGCCCGCCGACCTCGCCCTGGCCGAGCGGATCGGCCGGGCCGGCTTCTCGGTCCATGCCGGGACACACGGCGACGAGACCGCCGGCGTCACACACTGGCACCTGCCGCTGGCGCACGAGCTCGAGAGCTGGTCGGACCTGCGCGCGCCGGACGGCACGGCGAGCCTCGTCCAGCCGCTGGTGCGGCCCCTCTACGGCGGGCGCTCGGTCCACGAGATCCTGGCGCTCCTCGCCGGAGAAGCCGCCACCGCCGGCTACGACCTCGTGCGCGCGACGTGGCGCGACCGGGGCGGGGACGATTTCGAGGGCTGGTGGCGCCGGGCCCTGCACGACGGCGTGATCCCCGCCAGCGCGGCCCTGTCGGTCGACCCCGGCGCGGCGCGGCTCCCGACCCTGCCGGCGCGCCGGCCCGTCACCGGCCTCGCAGTCGAATTGCGAGCGGATCCCTGCCTCTACGACGGCCGCTACGCCAACAATGCGTGGCTGCAGGAATGCCCGAAGCCGGTCTCGAAGCAGGTCTGGGGCAACGCGCTCGCCCTCTCGGCGGCGGAGGCCGCCCGTCGCGGTCTCGCGGCCGGCGACGTGGTGCGCCTCGGGATGGACGGCCGGACCATCGAGGCGCTGGTCGCGGTCGAATCCGGCGTCGCCGAGGGGGCCGGCGCCCTGACGCTCGGCTACGGGCGCCCCCGCGCCGGAGCGATCGGCAACGGCATCGGCACGGACGGCTACCGCCTCGCCACGGCGGCGTCGCCGCGCCTGCTGGCGGGCGTCAGCGTCGAACAGCTCGACCGCCCGGGCGAGGTGCTGCGCACCCAGAATTACACGCAGATCGAGGGCGAGACCCGGAAGCTCTTCCGCCAGATCGCGCTGGCGGACCTGAAGGACACAGAGCCCGAGGGCATCGGCGACGACCGGCCGACCCTGCTCGCCCCCTGGACCGGCGACGCGGACGGCCATGCCTGGGCGATGGTGATCGACACCCACGCCTGCATCGGCTGCAACGCCTGCGTCGTCGCCTGCCAGTCCGAGAACAACGTGCCCGTCGTCGGGCCGGAGGAGATCGCCCGGGGTCGGATGATGCACTGGCTGAGGGTCGACCTCTACGATTCCGGGACGCCCGAGGCGGTGAATGCCGGCTTCCAGCCGGTGCCATGCATGCATTGCGAGCACGCGCCCTGCGAGCCGGTCTGCCCGGTGGCGGCCTCGGTCCATGACGGCGAGGGGTTGAACCTCCAAGTCTACAATCGCTGTGTCGGGACGCGCTTCTGCGAGGCGAACTGCCCCTACAAGGTCCGGCGCTTCAATTTCTTCGGCTACGCCGACGGCCAGCCCTACGCGACCATGGGCGCCGAGAGCGTCAAGGCGCAGCGCAACCCGAACGTCACGGTCCGCGCCCGGGGGGTGATGGAGAAGTGCACCTACTGCGTCCAGCGGATTGCCAACGCGCGCCAGGACGCCGCGCGCGACGGGCGGCCGATGGGGGCCGTCGCCACCGCGTGTCAGTCCGCCTGCCCGACCCGCGCGATCACCTTCGGCGACCTCGCCCGGCCCGGCGACCCGGTCCTGGGCCTGCGGCAGGATCCACGGCACTACGCCCTGCTGGAGGAGCTGAACACGCGCCCCCGCACCACCTACCTCGCGGATCTCCGCGCCCCGAACCCCGACCTCGGGGGCCGGACATGA
- the nrfD gene encoding NrfD/PsrC family molybdoenzyme membrane anchor subunit, with translation MSGDPQAHRWIAPAQLSHGAISAAIADPIQKRGPGRLWVYALLATLPFVLVTLGAVGAVLTVGIGLSGVNTTVVWGFSIANYVWWIGIGNAGTLISSMLLLTRQRWRASINRFAEAMTLFAAGIAGIFPIIHLGRPLYAYWLAPYPNTMDLWPQWRSALVWDFWAILSYILFSALFWFTGLLPDLATMRDRATTRRGQVIYGALALGWRNSARHWQVYETFHKTMAALAVPLVCSVHSIVGLDFAASLMPGWQESIFPPYFVVGAMYSGFAMVVMIAIFVRWGLNLQAVITPAHFDVMGKVMLFASVVMTLSYATEWFTAWYGGEHPDRDVVRYFFAGDYRWLYYALIVCNCVVPQALWFPFARRNLWVLAGIAVVINVGMWFERILIVWNTLSHGHAMSLWRTYHTSLYDLAILFGPLGLFVLGFLVLVRIFPAVSMHEVRQLSHEAGAAA, from the coding sequence ATGAGCGGCGACCCGCAGGCCCATCGCTGGATCGCCCCGGCGCAGCTCAGCCACGGCGCGATCTCGGCGGCGATCGCCGACCCGATCCAGAAACGGGGACCGGGCCGGCTCTGGGTCTACGCCCTGCTGGCGACCCTGCCCTTCGTGCTGGTGACGCTCGGCGCCGTCGGCGCGGTGCTCACCGTGGGGATCGGCCTGTCGGGGGTGAACACCACCGTCGTCTGGGGCTTCTCCATCGCCAACTACGTGTGGTGGATCGGCATCGGCAATGCCGGGACGCTGATCTCGTCGATGCTGCTGCTCACGCGCCAGCGCTGGCGCGCCTCGATCAACCGCTTCGCCGAGGCGATGACCCTGTTCGCCGCCGGGATCGCCGGCATCTTCCCGATCATCCATCTCGGGCGGCCGCTCTACGCCTACTGGCTGGCGCCCTACCCCAACACCATGGATCTCTGGCCGCAATGGCGCTCGGCGCTGGTGTGGGATTTCTGGGCGATCCTCAGCTACATCCTGTTCTCGGCCCTGTTCTGGTTCACCGGCCTGCTGCCCGACCTCGCGACGATGCGCGACCGGGCGACGACCCGGCGGGGCCAGGTGATCTACGGCGCCCTGGCGCTCGGCTGGCGCAACTCCGCCCGGCACTGGCAGGTCTACGAGACCTTCCACAAGACCATGGCGGCGCTGGCCGTTCCGCTGGTCTGCTCGGTGCACTCGATCGTCGGCCTCGACTTCGCCGCGAGCCTCATGCCCGGCTGGCAGGAGAGCATCTTCCCACCCTACTTCGTCGTCGGTGCCATGTATTCGGGCTTCGCGATGGTCGTGATGATCGCGATCTTCGTCCGCTGGGGCCTGAACCTCCAGGCGGTGATCACGCCGGCCCATTTCGACGTCATGGGCAAGGTCATGCTCTTCGCCAGCGTGGTGATGACCCTGTCGTACGCCACCGAATGGTTCACCGCCTGGTACGGGGGCGAGCATCCCGACCGGGACGTCGTGCGCTACTTCTTCGCGGGTGATTACCGCTGGCTGTACTACGCCCTGATCGTCTGCAACTGCGTCGTGCCGCAGGCCCTGTGGTTCCCGTTCGCGCGCCGCAACCTCTGGGTGCTCGCGGGGATCGCGGTCGTGATCAATGTCGGGATGTGGTTCGAGCGCATCCTGATCGTGTGGAACACGCTCTCGCACGGCCACGCGATGAGCCTGTGGCGCACCTACCATACGAGTCTCTACGACCTCGCGATCCTGTTCGGGCCCCTCGGCCTGTTCGTGCTCGGCTTCCTGGTGCTGGTTCGGATCTTCCCCGCGGTCTCGATGCACGAGGTCCGGCAGCTCAGCCACGAGGCGGGGGCCGCCGCATGA
- a CDS encoding DUF3341 domain-containing protein: protein MSAASRAPLLAEFETPDALVRALRLVRGDGHRPLDAYTPFPLEELSGALPPARNPVRFVMAVAGFGAAAAMYGLQWYSAVVDYPLNSGGRPLHSWPVFTLVPFEFGVLAAAVAGFAAMLWACGLPRLNHPVHDMPQFERASQDRFLLLVAPKAEPAALRLRLEEAGAVLVSELRA, encoded by the coding sequence ATGAGTGCCGCCAGCCGCGCGCCGCTCCTCGCCGAGTTCGAGACCCCCGACGCCCTGGTGCGGGCCCTGCGCCTCGTGCGCGGCGACGGCCACCGGCCGCTGGACGCCTACACGCCCTTCCCGCTGGAGGAGCTGTCCGGCGCGCTCCCGCCCGCGCGCAATCCCGTGCGGTTCGTGATGGCCGTGGCGGGGTTCGGCGCGGCCGCCGCGATGTACGGGCTGCAATGGTACAGCGCGGTCGTGGATTACCCGCTGAATTCCGGCGGCCGGCCGCTCCATTCGTGGCCGGTCTTCACCCTGGTGCCGTTCGAGTTCGGAGTGCTGGCGGCGGCCGTCGCGGGCTTCGCCGCGATGCTCTGGGCCTGCGGCCTGCCGCGGCTCAACCACCCGGTCCACGACATGCCGCAGTTCGAGCGGGCGAGCCAGGACCGCTTCCTGCTCCTCGTCGCGCCGAAAGCCGAGCCCGCAGCGCTGCGGCTGCGGCTGGAGGAGGCCGGCGCGGTCCTCGTGTCCGAGTTGCGGGCATGA
- a CDS encoding c-type cytochrome: MRTALLLAALPALCLAACDDQSMRVQNRYEVYGKAPLFPGGAEAQTPPDGTVAQGDLAVADGLATPPHLDAALLGRGRERYEAICTPCHGYTGAGDGMVVQRGFPPPPSYQEDRLRAAPARYFVDVITRGYGVMYPYANRVEPRDRWAIAAYIRALQLSQGARVAAVPGLAEHLP, translated from the coding sequence ATGAGGACCGCCCTCCTCCTCGCCGCCTTGCCGGCCCTGTGCCTCGCGGCCTGCGACGACCAGTCGATGCGGGTGCAGAACCGCTACGAAGTCTACGGCAAGGCGCCGCTCTTTCCCGGGGGCGCCGAGGCGCAGACGCCGCCCGATGGAACGGTGGCTCAGGGTGACCTCGCCGTCGCGGACGGTCTCGCCACGCCGCCGCATCTCGACGCGGCCCTGCTGGGCCGGGGCCGGGAGCGCTACGAGGCGATCTGCACCCCCTGCCACGGCTATACCGGCGCGGGCGACGGCATGGTCGTGCAGCGGGGCTTTCCGCCGCCGCCCTCCTACCAGGAGGATCGCCTGCGCGCGGCGCCCGCCCGGTACTTCGTGGACGTGATCACCCGAGGCTACGGGGTGATGTACCCCTACGCCAACCGCGTGGAGCCCCGCGACCGCTGGGCGATCGCCGCCTACATCCGCGCGCTGCAGCTCTCCCAGGGAGCCCGCGTCGCGGCGGTGCCGGGCCTCGCGGAGCACCTGCCATGA
- the coxB gene encoding cytochrome c oxidase subunit II, which translates to MMESLLPAWLMPVAASTQAAKVDRIFIGLTIISALIVLLVVGLVVTFAIRYRRGSKADRGPLPEVVSREFEIGWTAATLFVFVFIFWWAASAEITAFSPPKDALEVHIVGKQWMWKAQSANGAREINELHVPVNAPVRLVLTSQDVIHSFYIPAFRLKRDAMPDQTTEAWFQATKTGTFQLMCTEYCGTDHARMLGRVIVMEPQDYASWLSAQPEGDDLAHQGERLFSARGCSGCHAPGSSVHAPSLAGIWGQAVQLAGDKRATVDAAYIRDSILQPARDIVAGYAPVMPSYAGLLSDGEIQELTAYIRSLGAGPRVIRTPGLPPLSSRVPGTAPARSPAMVPGAPVSDTPAPAGPAVRP; encoded by the coding sequence CTGATGGAATCCCTCCTGCCCGCTTGGCTGATGCCGGTGGCGGCCTCGACGCAGGCCGCCAAGGTCGACCGGATCTTCATCGGCCTCACGATCATCTCCGCGCTGATCGTGCTCCTCGTGGTCGGCCTCGTGGTGACCTTCGCGATCCGCTACCGGCGGGGGTCGAAGGCCGACCGCGGGCCGCTGCCGGAAGTGGTCTCCCGCGAGTTCGAGATCGGCTGGACCGCCGCCACGCTGTTCGTGTTCGTCTTCATCTTCTGGTGGGCTGCGTCGGCCGAGATCACCGCCTTCTCGCCGCCCAAGGACGCGCTCGAGGTCCACATCGTCGGCAAGCAGTGGATGTGGAAGGCGCAGAGCGCCAACGGCGCCCGCGAGATCAACGAGCTGCACGTGCCGGTGAACGCGCCGGTGCGCCTCGTCCTGACCTCGCAGGACGTGATCCACTCCTTCTACATCCCGGCCTTCCGGCTGAAGCGCGACGCGATGCCCGATCAGACGACCGAGGCGTGGTTCCAGGCCACCAAGACCGGCACGTTCCAGCTGATGTGCACCGAATATTGCGGCACCGACCACGCCCGGATGCTCGGCCGGGTGATCGTGATGGAGCCGCAGGACTACGCGTCCTGGCTCTCGGCCCAGCCGGAGGGCGACGACCTCGCCCACCAGGGCGAGCGCCTGTTCTCGGCCCGGGGCTGCTCGGGCTGCCACGCCCCGGGCTCGTCGGTCCACGCCCCGAGCCTCGCCGGCATCTGGGGGCAGGCGGTGCAGCTCGCGGGAGACAAGCGCGCGACGGTCGACGCGGCCTATATCCGCGACTCGATCCTCCAGCCGGCCCGGGACATCGTTGCGGGCTACGCGCCGGTCATGCCGAGCTACGCCGGCCTGCTGTCGGACGGGGAGATCCAGGAGCTCACCGCCTATATCCGCTCGCTGGGCGCGGGCCCGCGGGTGATCCGCACGCCCGGCCTGCCGCCCCTGTCGTCGCGGGTTCCGGGCACCGCGCCCGCCCGCAGCCCCGCCATGGTGCCGGGCGCCCCCGTCTCCGACACCCCGGCCCCCGCCGGACCGGCGGTGCGGCCGTGA
- the ctaD gene encoding cytochrome c oxidase subunit I codes for MSSRVAQSPLSLADPDELALGLPESYLAAGSTLGSWLTTTDHKRIAILYALSVTLFFFIGGAAATMVRLELFTPQADLVGADTYNKLFTLHGVIMVWFFLIPSIPTTFGNFLLPLMIGARDLAFPKLNLASWYLNVVGGLITAAAVVAGGIDTGWTFYVPYSTTFSNTAVTVGVLGVFVSGFSTIATGVNFIATTHLLRAPGMTWFRLPLFVWAMYTTSLIFVLATPVLALTLLLVVAERSLGLPIFDPAKGGDPILFQHLFWFYSHPAVYIMLLPGMGIVSEVITCFARRRIFGYEFMVYALVAIAVIGFFTWGHHMFTSGMSPYAALIFSFLSFVVAVPSAIKVFNWTATLYRGQVGFESPMLYVLGYIGLFTVGGLTGLFLASIPIDVHVQDTYFVVAHFHYIMVGATVSAYFAGLHFWWPKFTGRMYPETWAKFAAVLMFFGFNLTFFPQFIAGYLGMPRRYHVYPPEFQLWNVLSSSGAAVLAAAYLMPLGYLTWSLFFGARAVNDPWNAAGLEWRTTSPPPRDNFVGRPAVLGKPYNYHPEGAVPLQDQPRVPSQGSLT; via the coding sequence ATGAGCAGCCGCGTCGCGCAGAGCCCCCTCAGCCTCGCCGACCCGGACGAGCTGGCCCTCGGCCTGCCCGAGAGCTACCTCGCGGCCGGGAGCACGCTCGGATCGTGGCTCACGACCACCGACCACAAGCGCATCGCGATCCTCTACGCGCTGTCGGTGACCCTGTTCTTCTTCATCGGGGGCGCGGCCGCCACGATGGTGCGGCTGGAGCTGTTCACCCCCCAGGCCGACCTCGTCGGCGCCGACACCTACAACAAGCTGTTCACGCTCCACGGCGTGATCATGGTGTGGTTCTTCCTGATCCCGTCGATCCCCACTACGTTCGGCAACTTCCTGCTGCCCCTGATGATCGGCGCGCGGGACCTCGCCTTCCCGAAGCTCAACCTCGCGAGCTGGTACCTCAACGTCGTCGGCGGGCTGATCACCGCCGCCGCCGTCGTGGCGGGCGGCATCGACACCGGCTGGACCTTCTACGTCCCCTATTCCACCACCTTCTCCAACACCGCCGTCACGGTGGGCGTGCTCGGCGTGTTCGTCTCCGGCTTCTCGACCATCGCCACGGGGGTGAACTTCATCGCGACCACGCACCTGCTGCGGGCGCCGGGGATGACGTGGTTCCGTCTGCCGCTCTTCGTCTGGGCCATGTACACGACGAGCCTGATCTTCGTGCTCGCCACCCCCGTGCTGGCCCTGACGCTGCTCCTCGTCGTGGCCGAGCGCAGCCTCGGGCTGCCGATCTTCGACCCCGCGAAGGGCGGCGACCCGATCCTGTTCCAGCACCTGTTCTGGTTCTACTCGCACCCGGCCGTCTACATCATGCTCCTGCCGGGCATGGGTATCGTCTCGGAGGTGATCACCTGCTTCGCGCGGCGGCGGATCTTCGGCTACGAGTTCATGGTCTACGCGCTCGTGGCCATCGCGGTGATCGGCTTCTTCACCTGGGGCCACCACATGTTCACCTCGGGCATGTCGCCCTACGCGGCCCTGATCTTCTCGTTCCTGTCCTTCGTGGTCGCCGTGCCCTCGGCGATCAAGGTGTTCAACTGGACCGCCACCCTCTATCGCGGGCAAGTCGGGTTCGAGTCGCCGATGCTCTACGTGCTGGGCTACATCGGCCTGTTCACGGTGGGCGGCCTGACGGGGCTGTTCCTCGCCTCGATCCCGATCGACGTGCACGTGCAGGACACGTATTTCGTCGTGGCGCACTTCCACTACATCATGGTCGGCGCGACCGTCTCCGCCTACTTCGCCGGGCTGCACTTCTGGTGGCCGAAATTCACCGGTCGAATGTACCCGGAGACCTGGGCGAAGTTCGCAGCCGTGCTGATGTTCTTCGGCTTCAACCTGACCTTCTTCCCGCAATTCATCGCGGGCTACCTCGGCATGCCGCGGCGCTACCACGTCTACCCGCCGGAATTCCAGCTCTGGAACGTGCTCTCCTCCTCCGGCGCCGCGGTGCTGGCGGCGGCCTACCTGATGCCGCTCGGCTATCTGACGTGGTCGCTGTTCTTCGGCGCGCGGGCGGTGAACGATCCGTGGAACGCCGCGGGCCTCGAGTGGCGCACCACCTCGCCGCCGCCGCGGGACAACTTCGTCGGTCGACCGGCCGTGCTCGGCAAGCCCTACAACTACCACCCGGAGGGCGCGGTCCCCCTCCAGGACCAGCCGCGCGTCCCCTCGCAGGGCTCGCTGACATGA
- a CDS encoding cytochrome c oxidase subunit 3 has translation MSDPAVAPDALLREPWDGLKLPEDAALSAQRFGATFGIWIFIASEVLFFGALFLFYAAVRLEHAEAFAQAARETNIVYGTLNTAILLTSGLTAAVASRASDHPSLRRLTLWCLAATALLGLAFLAVKGLEYREDIAEHLVPGAAFKLKEPATQLFFGFYWLSTGIHGLHLMIGVGLVARLVRIGWRDPGRLPGSPQVEVATLYWGFVDMVWLFLYPALYLVGRAG, from the coding sequence ATGAGCGATCCCGCCGTCGCCCCCGACGCCCTGCTCCGCGAACCGTGGGACGGGCTGAAGCTCCCCGAGGACGCGGCGCTGTCCGCCCAGCGCTTCGGCGCAACCTTCGGCATCTGGATCTTCATCGCCAGCGAGGTGCTGTTCTTCGGGGCCCTGTTTCTGTTCTACGCCGCCGTGCGGCTGGAGCACGCCGAGGCCTTCGCGCAGGCGGCCCGGGAGACGAACATCGTCTACGGCACCCTCAACACCGCGATCCTTCTGACCAGCGGGCTGACCGCCGCCGTCGCCTCGCGCGCCTCCGACCACCCGTCCCTGCGCCGCCTGACGCTGTGGTGCCTCGCGGCGACCGCGCTCCTCGGCCTCGCCTTCCTGGCCGTGAAGGGTTTGGAGTATCGCGAGGACATCGCCGAGCACCTCGTGCCGGGAGCGGCCTTCAAGCTCAAGGAGCCCGCCACGCAGCTGTTCTTCGGCTTCTACTGGCTGTCGACCGGCATTCACGGCCTCCACCTGATGATCGGCGTCGGCCTCGTCGCGCGGCTGGTCCGGATCGGCTGGCGGGACCCCGGGCGCCTGCCCGGAAGCCCGCAGGTCGAGGTCGCGACGCTCTACTGGGGGTTCGTCGACATGGTCTGGCTGTTCCTCTACCCGGCCCTCTACCTCGTGGGGCGCGCGGGATGA
- a CDS encoding cytochrome C oxidase subunit IV family protein, translating to MSAPVSAGAIWRRVLPVWLGLMALLAVGCALAYAPLGAWNPAVSFAVAATQAGLVALLFMRLVRAPALIRLTAACGLFWSAILFTLTLADVLSRLART from the coding sequence ATGAGCGCCCCCGTCTCCGCGGGCGCGATCTGGCGCCGCGTGCTGCCGGTCTGGCTCGGCCTGATGGCGCTGCTGGCGGTCGGCTGCGCGCTCGCCTACGCGCCGCTGGGCGCCTGGAACCCGGCGGTGAGCTTCGCCGTCGCCGCCACGCAGGCCGGTCTCGTGGCCCTCCTGTTCATGCGCCTCGTCCGGGCCCCGGCCCTGATCCGCCTGACGGCCGCCTGCGGCCTGTTCTGGTCGGCGATCCTGTTCACGCTGACCCTGGCCGACGTGCTGAGCCGCCTCGCGCGGACCTGA